In one window of Rhinoderma darwinii isolate aRhiDar2 chromosome 7, aRhiDar2.hap1, whole genome shotgun sequence DNA:
- the LOC142656980 gene encoding olfactory receptor 5AR1-like codes for MNPYFDNCTAWGDFHLLSFSISADFQILFFNGILLMYSLTLLGNLVIICLISLASQLHIPMYYFLCNLSVQDIVYVSAILPKFLAITITRDSRIAFPGCITQMFFFTFCVGTEFLLLTSMAYDRYVAICVPLHYTIIMSKEMCILLALASWLVGFLTALIHSLLVSFASFCSSQDINHFYCDLKTVIRLASSETSHINTLLFVVCVVLGLFPFLLILTSYIFIISTIIKIRSSSGRGKVFSSCSSHLTVVILFYGTPLSSYMIPGSEHSQEQDKMLSLLYTAVVPFLNPLVYSLRNQEVLTAMKNINEKYFMFQREATNTKNH; via the coding sequence ATGAATCCATATTTTGATAATTGCACCGCGTGGGGAGATTTCCACCTCCTTTCGTTTTCCATCTCGGCAGATTTTCAGATTCTGTTTTTTAATGGGATCTTATTAATGTATTCATTAACCCTTTTGGGCAACCTGGTTATCATTTGTCTCATTTCTCTGGCATCTCAGCTTCACATCCCCATGTACTATTTCCTGTGTAACCTCTCAGTCCAAGACATTGTCTACGTATCGGCCATTCTTCCAAAATTCCTGGCCATAACAATCACCAGAGACAGCAGAATAGCGTTCCCAGGATGCatcacacaaatgtttttttttacgttttgtgtcGGGACTGAGTTTTTACTCCTAACGTCGATGGCGTACGATCGCTACGTGGCCATTTGCGTACCTCTGCACTATACGATCATCATGAGTAAAGAAATGTGCATCCTCCTTGCTCTGGCTTCCTGGCTTGTTGGGTTTTTAACTGCGCTGATCCACTCTCTATTGGTCTCGTTTGCTTCCTTCTGTAGTTCTCAGGACATTAATCATTTTTATTGTGATTTGAAGACGGTGATAAGGCTGGCCAGCAGCGAGACCTCACACATCAATACATTGTTATTTGTAGTATGCGTGGTCTTGGGATTGTTCCCCTTTTTGCTGATCCTGACTTCTTACATATTTATTATCTCGACAATTATTAAAATCCGTAGCTCAAGTGGTAGAGGGAAAGTCTTCTCCAGCTGTTCTTCTCATCTCACCGTTGTAATCTTGTTCTATGGCACACCGCTCAGCTCCTACATGATCCCAGGGAGTGAACACTCGCAGGAGCAGGACAAGATGCTGTCTTTGTTGTACACGGCAGTCGTCCCTTTCTTAAATCCCTTAGTTTATTCTTTAAGAAACCAAGAAGTTTTGACAGCGATGAAGAACATCAATGAAAAATACTTTATGTTTCAGAGAGAGGCAACAAATACGAAGAATCATTAA